The Helicobacter sp. MIT 21-1697 region TTTTGGTATGTGTAATATCAAGGCGCGTAAGCACCTCTTTGGTATATTTACTCACAAATGCGCTGCCATTGTCGCTTTTAATGCACTTTGGCACGCCATAGGTGGTGATATATTTTGCAATGGCGCGGGAGACACCGAGCGCATTTTCAGTATCGCTGATATGGAAGCTACACACGCCGCTATAAGTATCAATGAGTGAAATAAGCACAAATCGCTTCTGCCACTTTTCCACATCAGCCACTTCAAGCCCTAGATTCCGCGCAATCTCACTCACATCAATCACCGCATCAATGCTTGTCGCATCAATTTCTACGATTTGATTAATAGAATCCACCGCCCAATTACTTTGCCCAAGTGCAGGGAGGAAGTTCCCCACCGCCGCATCTTCCCCACGATAGATGATTTTTGCTTCAATGGGGTGGGCTTTGAGGTAGGCTTTGACATATCGCTCTAGCACACAATAGCTTATCACTTCACTTCTCTTAGCCAAGAAATCTGCC contains the following coding sequences:
- a CDS encoding DDE-type integrase/transposase/recombinase; protein product: MISYCVLERYVKAYLKAHPIEAKIIYRGEDAAVGNFLPALGQSNWAVDSINQIVEIDATSIDAVIDVSEIARNLGLEVADVEKWQKRFVLISLIDTYSGVCSFHISDTENALGVSRAIAKYITTYGVPKCIKSDNGSAFVSKYTKEVLTRLDITHTKTRAYAGWCKPYVERNFARLQNHLMEWIKGYIGHSVSQRQAIEFFFSRAQRRLKRGQKSNQTNLHTLQELGQMIDTYTHAFMNNAYLERLNATPAEAYNTKVSEAV